Proteins encoded in a region of the Geobacillus genomosp. 3 genome:
- the rpsJ gene encoding 30S ribosomal protein S10, whose amino-acid sequence MAKEKIRIRLKAYDHRILDQSAEKIVETAKRSGAKVSGPIPLPTERTVYTILRAVHKYKDSREQFEMRTHKRLIDIINPTPQTVDSLMRLDLPSGVDIEIKL is encoded by the coding sequence ATGGCAAAAGAAAAAATTCGTATTCGGTTAAAAGCTTATGATCATCGGATTTTAGACCAATCGGCGGAGAAAATCGTCGAAACCGCAAAACGTTCTGGGGCAAAGGTATCGGGTCCGATCCCGTTGCCGACGGAAAGAACGGTTTATACCATTTTGCGTGCCGTTCACAAATACAAAGACTCCCGTGAACAGTTTGAAATGCGGACACATAAACGTTTGATCGACATCATTAATCCGACTCCGCAAACCGTTGACTCGTTAATGCGGTTAGATTTGCCGTCGGGCGTTGATATTGAAATTAAACTTTAA
- the rpsL gene encoding 30S ribosomal protein S12, producing MPTINQLVRKGREKKVFKSKSPALNKGYNSFKKEQTNVSSPQKRGVCTRVGTMTPKKPNSALRKYARVRLTNGIEVTAYIPGIGHNLQEHSVVLIRGGRVKDLPGVRYHIVRGALDTAGVANRMQGRSKYGAKKPKAAKK from the coding sequence ATGCCTACAATTAACCAATTAGTCCGCAAAGGACGCGAGAAAAAAGTATTTAAGTCAAAATCCCCTGCATTGAACAAAGGGTACAACAGCTTCAAAAAAGAACAAACGAACGTGTCGTCTCCGCAAAAACGCGGCGTATGCACGCGTGTCGGCACAATGACGCCGAAAAAACCGAACTCGGCGCTCCGGAAGTACGCTCGTGTCCGTCTGACGAACGGGATTGAAGTGACGGCTTACATTCCGGGAATCGGCCACAACTTGCAAGAACATAGCGTCGTGCTCATTCGTGGCGGACGTGTTAAAGACTTGCCAGGGGTGCGCTACCATATCGTCCGCGGTGCATTGGATACGGCGGGCGTAGCGAACCGGATGCAAGGCCGTTCGAAATACGGCGCGAAAAAGCCAAAAGCAGCGAAAAAATAA
- the rpsG gene encoding 30S ribosomal protein S7, producing the protein MPRRGPVAKRDVLPDPIYNSKLVTRLINKMMIDGKKSKAQKILYTAFDIIRDRTGKDPMEVFEQALKNVMPVLEVRARRVGGANYQVPVEVRPDRRVSLGLRWLVQYSRLRGEKTMEERLANEIMDAANNTGAAVKKREDTHKMAEANKAFAHYRW; encoded by the coding sequence ATGCCACGTAGAGGCCCTGTTGCTAAACGTGACGTATTGCCAGACCCGATTTACAATTCAAAACTTGTCACCCGTTTGATCAATAAAATGATGATTGACGGGAAAAAGTCGAAAGCACAAAAAATTCTTTACACTGCTTTTGATATTATCCGTGACCGCACGGGTAAAGACCCAATGGAAGTGTTTGAACAAGCGTTGAAAAACGTCATGCCGGTGTTGGAAGTGCGTGCTCGCCGCGTCGGTGGGGCGAACTACCAAGTTCCGGTCGAAGTCCGTCCGGATCGCCGCGTGTCCCTCGGGTTGCGCTGGCTCGTGCAATATTCCCGCCTTCGCGGTGAAAAAACGATGGAAGAACGCTTGGCGAATGAAATTATGGACGCTGCCAACAACACTGGTGCAGCGGTGAAAAAACGCGAAGATACGCATAAAATGGCTGAAGCGAACAAAGCGTTTGCTCATTACCGTTGGTAA
- the rplC gene encoding 50S ribosomal protein L3, with the protein MTKGILGRKIGMTQVFAENGDLIPVTVIEATPNVVLQKKTVENDGYEAIQLGFEDLSVKRANKPQIGHAAKANTAPKRFIREIRGANVDEYEVGQEVKVDIFSEGDIVDVTGVSKGKGFQGVIKRHGQSRGPMAHGSRYHRRPGSMGAIAPNRVFKTKNLPGRTGGERVTIQNLKIVKIDPERNLLLIKGNVPGPRKGLVIVKSAVKAKAK; encoded by the coding sequence ATGACGAAAGGAATCTTAGGAAGAAAAATCGGTATGACGCAAGTATTTGCGGAAAACGGCGATTTGATTCCGGTAACCGTCATCGAAGCGACGCCGAACGTTGTGCTGCAAAAGAAAACGGTCGAAAACGACGGTTACGAAGCGATTCAATTAGGATTTGAAGATTTGAGCGTCAAGCGCGCCAACAAACCGCAAATCGGCCATGCTGCCAAAGCAAACACGGCACCTAAGCGCTTCATTCGTGAAATTCGCGGCGCCAACGTTGATGAGTATGAAGTGGGCCAAGAAGTGAAAGTGGACATTTTCAGTGAAGGCGACATCGTCGATGTCACAGGCGTTTCCAAAGGGAAAGGGTTCCAAGGGGTCATTAAACGCCATGGCCAATCGCGTGGACCAATGGCTCACGGCTCCCGTTACCATCGCCGTCCAGGTTCGATGGGGGCGATCGCGCCAAACCGCGTATTTAAAACGAAAAACTTGCCAGGCCGTACGGGCGGCGAACGCGTCACGATTCAAAACTTAAAAATTGTCAAGATCGACCCGGAACGCAACCTGTTGCTCATTAAAGGCAACGTACCGGGCCCGAGAAAAGGATTAGTCATCGTGAAAAGCGCCGTTAAAGCGAAGGCGAAATAA
- the tuf gene encoding elongation factor Tu — MAKAKFERTKPHVNIGTIGHVDHGKTTLTAAITTVLAKQGKAEARAYDQIDAAPEERERGITISTAHVEYETDNRHYAHVDCPGHADYVKNMITGAAQMDGAILVVSAADGPMPQTREHILLSRQVGVPYIVVFLNKCDMVDDEELLELVEMEVRDLLSEYDFPGDEVPVIKGSALKALEGDPQWEEKIVELMNAVDEYIPTPQREVDKPFMMPVEDVFSITGRGTVATGRVERGTLKVGDPVEIIGLSDEPKTTTVTGVEMFRKLLDQAEAGDNIGALLRGVSRDEVERGQVLAKPGSITPHTKFKAQVYVLTKEEGGRHTPFFSNYRPQFYFRTTDVTGIITLPEGVEMVMPGDNIEMTVELIAPIAIEEGTKFSIREGGRTVGAGSVSEIIE, encoded by the coding sequence ATGGCTAAAGCGAAATTTGAGCGTACGAAACCGCACGTCAACATCGGCACAATCGGCCACGTTGACCATGGGAAAACGACGTTGACAGCTGCGATCACGACTGTTCTTGCAAAACAAGGAAAAGCGGAAGCGAGAGCGTACGACCAAATCGACGCGGCTCCGGAAGAGCGTGAACGCGGAATCACGATTTCGACGGCTCACGTTGAGTATGAAACAGACAACCGTCACTATGCGCACGTTGACTGCCCGGGCCACGCTGACTACGTGAAAAACATGATCACGGGCGCGGCGCAAATGGACGGTGCGATCCTTGTTGTATCGGCTGCTGACGGCCCGATGCCGCAAACGCGTGAACACATTCTTCTCTCCCGCCAAGTCGGTGTTCCGTACATCGTTGTGTTCTTGAACAAATGCGACATGGTGGATGACGAAGAATTGCTCGAACTCGTTGAAATGGAAGTTCGCGACCTTCTCTCTGAATACGACTTCCCGGGCGACGAAGTGCCGGTCATCAAAGGTTCGGCATTAAAAGCGCTTGAAGGCGACCCGCAATGGGAAGAAAAAATCGTTGAACTGATGAACGCGGTTGACGAGTATATCCCGACTCCGCAACGCGAAGTAGACAAACCGTTCATGATGCCGGTTGAGGACGTCTTCTCGATCACGGGCCGCGGTACGGTTGCGACGGGCCGTGTTGAACGCGGTACGTTGAAAGTCGGTGATCCGGTTGAAATCATCGGTCTTTCGGATGAACCGAAAACGACGACGGTTACGGGTGTGGAAATGTTCCGCAAGCTTCTTGACCAAGCAGAAGCTGGGGACAACATCGGTGCGCTTCTCCGCGGTGTATCCCGTGACGAAGTTGAGCGCGGCCAAGTATTGGCGAAACCGGGCTCGATCACGCCGCATACGAAATTTAAAGCGCAAGTTTACGTCTTGACGAAAGAAGAAGGCGGACGCCATACTCCGTTTTTCTCGAACTACCGCCCGCAATTCTACTTCCGTACAACGGACGTAACGGGCATCATCACGCTTCCGGAAGGCGTGGAAATGGTTATGCCTGGCGATAACATTGAAATGACAGTTGAACTGATCGCCCCGATCGCGATCGAGGAAGGAACGAAATTCTCGATCCGCGAAGGCGGCCGCACGGTTGGCGCTGGTTCTGTATCGGAGATCATTGAGTAA
- the rpoC gene encoding DNA-directed RNA polymerase subunit beta' yields the protein MLDVNKFEYMKIGLASPEKIRSWSYGEVKKPETINYRTLKPEKDGLFCERIFGPTKDWECHCGKYKRVRYKGVVCDRCGVEVTRSKVRRERMGHIELAAPVSHIWYFKGIPSRMGLVLDMSPRALEEVIYFASYVVTDPGDTPLEKKQLLSEKEYRAYREKYGQSFQASMGAEAIKKLLQDIDLDKEVTTLKEELKTAQGQRRARIIKRLEVLEAFRSSGNDPAWMVLDVLPVIPPELRPMVQLDGGRFATSDLNDLYRRVINRNNRLKRLLDLGAPNIIVQNEKRMLQEAVDALIDNGRRGRPVTGPGNRPLKSLSHMLKGKQGRFRQNLLGKRVDYSGRSVIVVGPNLKMYQCGLPKEMALELFKPFVMKELVERGLAHNIKSAKRKIERVHPEVWDVLEDVIKEHPVLLNRAPTLHRLGIQAFEPTLVEGRAIRLHPLVCTAYNADFDGDQMAVHVPLSAEAQAEARLLMLAAQNILNPKDGKPVVTPSQDMVLGNYYLTMEREGAVGEGMVFKDTDEALLAYHNGYVHLHSRIAVHAGSLKNETFTEEQNNKLLLTTVGKLIFNEILPKSFPYINEPTTENIEGRTPDKYFLDKGTDVREEIRKRELVPPFKKKVLGQIIAEVFKRFKITETSKMLDRMKDLGFKYSTKAGITIGVADIVVLPEKQEILDEAQAKVDTVLKQFRRGLITDEERYERVISVWSAAKDKIQDRLMKSLDKRNPIFMMSDSGARGNASNFTQLAGMRGLMANPAGRIIELPIKSSFREGLTVLEYFISTHGARKGLADTALKTADSGYLTRRLVDVAQDVIVREEDCGTDRGILARALTDGTEVVVKLEERLVGRYAHKTVHHPETGKVIVRKDEMITEDIANEIVKAGVTEVWIRSVFACNTRHGVCKKCYGRNMATGMDVEVGEAVGIIAAQSIGEPGTQLTMRTFHTGGVAGDDITQGLPRVQELFEARNPKGQAVISEIDGTVVSINETRDHQYEIVVQSEVETRSYVAPYNARLKVEEGQHVERGQELTEGSVDPKQLLRVRDITSVQEYLLREVQKVYRMQGVEISDKHIEVMVRQMLRKVRVIDAGDTDVLPGTLLDVHQFTDVNTQAIREGKRPATARPVLLGITKASLETDSFLSAASFQETTRVLTDAAIKGKRDELLGLKENVIIGKLVPAGTGMARYRNVKPAVKKETAGDTVPSK from the coding sequence TTGCTAGATGTCAATAAATTCGAGTATATGAAAATCGGGCTCGCTTCCCCGGAGAAAATTCGCTCTTGGTCGTACGGTGAAGTCAAAAAACCGGAAACGATCAACTACCGGACGTTAAAGCCGGAAAAAGACGGCCTGTTTTGTGAGCGCATTTTCGGCCCGACGAAAGACTGGGAGTGCCATTGCGGCAAATATAAGCGCGTCCGTTACAAAGGGGTTGTTTGTGACCGCTGCGGCGTCGAGGTGACGCGTTCAAAAGTCCGCCGCGAACGGATGGGTCATATCGAGCTCGCCGCTCCCGTTTCGCACATCTGGTATTTTAAAGGCATCCCGAGCCGGATGGGTCTTGTGCTTGACATGTCGCCACGGGCGCTCGAGGAAGTGATTTACTTTGCTTCTTACGTCGTCACCGACCCGGGCGATACGCCGCTTGAGAAAAAACAGTTGTTATCGGAAAAAGAATACCGCGCCTATCGCGAGAAATACGGCCAGTCGTTCCAAGCATCGATGGGGGCGGAGGCGATTAAAAAGCTTCTCCAAGACATCGACTTGGATAAAGAAGTAACTACACTGAAAGAAGAGTTGAAAACGGCGCAAGGGCAGCGGCGCGCCCGCATCATTAAACGCCTTGAAGTGCTTGAGGCGTTCCGCAGCTCGGGAAACGACCCGGCTTGGATGGTGCTCGATGTACTGCCAGTCATTCCGCCGGAACTCCGCCCGATGGTCCAACTCGATGGAGGACGGTTTGCGACATCGGACTTAAACGATTTATACCGCCGTGTGATTAACCGCAACAACCGTCTGAAACGGTTGCTTGACCTTGGCGCGCCGAACATTATCGTTCAAAACGAGAAACGGATGCTGCAAGAGGCAGTCGATGCTTTGATCGACAACGGCCGCCGCGGCCGCCCGGTCACTGGGCCGGGGAACCGCCCATTAAAGTCGCTTTCCCATATGCTGAAAGGAAAGCAAGGACGCTTCCGGCAAAACTTGCTCGGCAAACGGGTCGACTATTCCGGCCGTTCCGTCATTGTTGTCGGTCCGAACTTAAAAATGTATCAATGCGGGCTGCCGAAAGAAATGGCGCTCGAGCTGTTTAAGCCGTTCGTCATGAAGGAGCTTGTCGAGAGGGGCTTGGCGCATAACATTAAAAGCGCAAAACGGAAAATTGAACGCGTACACCCTGAGGTATGGGATGTACTTGAAGACGTCATTAAAGAGCATCCGGTGTTGTTAAACCGTGCCCCGACGCTCCACCGCCTCGGGATTCAGGCGTTTGAGCCGACGCTTGTCGAAGGCCGGGCGATCCGTCTTCATCCGCTCGTTTGTACGGCGTACAATGCGGACTTTGACGGCGACCAAATGGCGGTGCACGTGCCGCTGTCGGCCGAGGCACAGGCTGAAGCACGCTTGTTGATGCTGGCGGCGCAAAACATTTTGAACCCGAAAGATGGAAAGCCGGTCGTTACCCCTTCGCAAGACATGGTTTTAGGAAACTATTACTTGACGATGGAACGCGAGGGGGCAGTCGGCGAGGGCATGGTATTCAAGGATACGGACGAGGCGCTGCTCGCCTACCATAACGGTTATGTCCATCTCCATTCACGCATCGCTGTCCATGCCGGCTCGCTGAAAAACGAAACGTTTACCGAGGAACAAAACAACAAACTGCTGCTGACGACGGTTGGGAAGCTCATTTTCAACGAAATTTTGCCGAAGTCGTTCCCGTACATTAACGAGCCGACGACGGAAAATATCGAAGGGCGGACACCGGATAAATATTTCCTTGACAAAGGGACCGACGTGCGCGAAGAGATCCGCAAGCGCGAACTTGTGCCGCCGTTTAAGAAAAAAGTGCTTGGGCAAATTATCGCCGAAGTATTCAAGCGGTTCAAAATTACCGAAACATCAAAGATGCTCGACCGCATGAAAGATCTCGGTTTCAAATACTCAACGAAAGCCGGCATTACGATCGGCGTTGCTGATATCGTTGTTTTGCCGGAAAAACAAGAAATTTTGGATGAAGCACAAGCGAAAGTTGACACCGTTTTGAAGCAGTTCCGCCGCGGGTTGATTACCGACGAAGAGCGGTATGAACGCGTTATCTCCGTTTGGAGCGCGGCGAAAGATAAAATCCAAGATCGGTTGATGAAATCGCTCGATAAGCGCAACCCGATCTTTATGATGAGCGATTCCGGAGCGCGGGGGAACGCGTCGAACTTTACGCAGCTCGCAGGGATGCGCGGCTTGATGGCCAACCCGGCGGGCCGGATTATCGAGCTGCCGATCAAATCGTCGTTCCGCGAAGGCTTAACGGTATTGGAGTACTTCATCTCGACGCACGGCGCTCGGAAAGGGTTGGCGGATACGGCGTTGAAAACGGCCGATTCGGGCTATCTCACGAGACGTCTCGTTGACGTGGCGCAAGATGTCATCGTCCGTGAAGAAGACTGCGGCACCGACCGCGGCATTTTGGCGCGCGCGTTAACGGACGGTACGGAAGTCGTCGTCAAGCTTGAGGAACGGCTTGTCGGCCGCTATGCGCACAAAACGGTGCACCATCCGGAAACGGGCAAAGTAATCGTCCGGAAAGATGAGATGATTACTGAAGATATCGCGAATGAGATCGTCAAGGCCGGTGTTACGGAAGTATGGATTCGCTCCGTCTTTGCTTGTAACACGCGTCACGGTGTGTGCAAAAAATGTTACGGTCGCAACATGGCGACGGGCATGGACGTTGAAGTTGGCGAGGCGGTCGGTATTATCGCCGCTCAATCAATCGGCGAGCCGGGTACGCAGCTGACAATGCGGACGTTCCATACGGGCGGCGTCGCCGGGGACGATATCACCCAAGGTTTGCCGCGGGTGCAAGAGCTGTTTGAAGCGCGCAACCCGAAAGGGCAAGCGGTTATTTCAGAAATTGATGGTACGGTTGTCTCGATTAACGAAACCCGTGACCATCAGTACGAAATCGTTGTGCAAAGCGAAGTCGAGACGCGCTCGTATGTAGCCCCATACAATGCACGTCTAAAAGTCGAAGAAGGGCAGCACGTTGAACGCGGCCAGGAGTTAACGGAAGGCTCGGTTGACCCGAAACAGCTGCTGCGCGTACGAGATATTACGTCCGTTCAAGAATACTTGCTCCGTGAAGTGCAAAAGGTGTACCGGATGCAAGGGGTCGAAATTAGCGATAAGCACATTGAGGTGATGGTGCGGCAAATGCTGCGCAAAGTGCGCGTTATCGATGCCGGCGATACGGATGTGCTGCCGGGCACGCTTTTGGATGTTCACCAGTTTACGGATGTCAATACGCAGGCTATCCGCGAAGGAAAGCGGCCGGCAACAGCCCGCCCGGTGCTGCTTGGCATTACGAAAGCGTCGCTTGAAACGGATTCGTTCTTGTCGGCGGCTTCGTTCCAAGAAACGACGCGCGTCTTGACCGATGCGGCGATCAAAGGAAAACGGGACGAGTTGCTCGGCTTGAAAGAAAACGTCATTATCGGCAAACTTGTCCCGGCCGGAACAGGTATGGCCCGCTACCGCAACGTAAAGCCTGCCGTCAAGAAGGAAACGGCTGGCGATACCGTTCCGTCTAAATAA
- the fusA gene encoding elongation factor G encodes MAREFSLENTRNIGIMAHIDAGKTTTTERILFYTGRVHKIGEVHEGAATMDWMEQEQERGITITSAATTAQWKGHRINIIDTPGHVDFTVEVERSLRVLDGAITVLDAQSGVEPQTETVWRQATTYGVPRIVFVNKMDKIGADFLYAVKTLHDRLQANAHPVQLPIGAEDQFNGIIDLVEMCAYHYHDELGKNIERIDIPEDYRDLAEEYHGKLIEAVAELDEELMMKYLEGEEITKEELKAAIRKATISVEFYPVFCGSAFKNKGVQLLLDGVVDYLPSPIDIPAIRGTIPDTEEEVTREARDDAPFSALAFKIMTDPYVGKLTFFRVYSGTLDSGSYVMNSTKRKRERIGRLLQMHANHRQEISTVYAGDIAAAVGLKDTTTGDTLCDEKNLVILESMQFPEPVISVAIEPKSKADQDKMGQALQKLQEEDPTFRAHTDPETGQTIISGMGELHLDIIVDRMRREFKVEANVGAPQVAYRETFRKSAQVEGKFIRQSGGRGQYGHVWIEFSPNERGEGFEFENAIVGGVVPKEYVPAVQAGLEEAMQNGVLAGYPVVDIKAKLFDGSYHDVDSSEMAFKIAASLALKNAATKCDPVLLEPIMKVEVVIPEEYLGDIMGDITSRRGRVEGMEARGNAQVVRAMVPLAEMFGYATSLRSNTQGRGTFSMVFDHYEEVPKNIADEIIKKNKGE; translated from the coding sequence ATGGCAAGAGAGTTCTCCTTAGAAAACACTCGCAACATAGGGATCATGGCGCACATTGACGCCGGGAAAACGACGACGACGGAACGGATACTGTTCTACACAGGCCGCGTTCATAAAATCGGGGAAGTGCATGAAGGCGCAGCCACGATGGACTGGATGGAGCAAGAGCAGGAGCGCGGGATTACGATTACGTCGGCGGCGACAACGGCTCAATGGAAAGGCCATCGCATCAACATTATCGACACGCCGGGGCACGTCGACTTCACGGTTGAGGTTGAGCGCTCGCTGCGCGTGTTGGACGGAGCCATTACAGTCCTTGATGCCCAATCCGGTGTCGAGCCGCAAACGGAAACAGTTTGGCGTCAAGCGACTACATATGGTGTTCCGCGGATTGTATTCGTCAACAAAATGGACAAAATCGGCGCGGACTTCTTGTATGCGGTGAAAACGCTCCATGACCGTTTGCAAGCGAATGCTCATCCGGTGCAGCTGCCGATCGGCGCTGAGGACCAGTTCAACGGCATTATCGACCTCGTGGAAATGTGTGCATACCATTACCACGACGAGCTTGGCAAAAACATTGAGCGCATCGATATCCCGGAAGACTACCGCGATCTGGCTGAAGAATATCATGGCAAACTCATTGAGGCGGTTGCGGAACTCGATGAAGAGCTGATGATGAAATATTTGGAAGGGGAAGAAATTACGAAAGAAGAGCTGAAAGCTGCCATCCGTAAGGCGACGATCAGCGTTGAATTCTATCCGGTCTTCTGTGGTTCGGCTTTTAAAAACAAAGGCGTTCAGCTGCTTCTTGACGGCGTTGTTGACTACTTGCCGTCTCCGATAGACATCCCGGCCATTCGCGGCACCATTCCGGATACGGAAGAAGAAGTAACGCGTGAAGCGCGCGACGATGCTCCGTTCTCGGCGTTGGCATTCAAAATTATGACTGACCCGTACGTCGGGAAGCTGACGTTCTTCCGCGTCTACTCCGGAACGCTTGATTCCGGTTCGTACGTGATGAACTCGACGAAACGGAAGCGCGAACGGATCGGCCGCCTGCTGCAAATGCACGCGAACCACCGCCAGGAAATCTCGACGGTATATGCCGGCGACATTGCCGCGGCGGTAGGTTTAAAAGATACGACGACCGGCGATACTCTATGTGACGAGAAAAACCTTGTCATCCTAGAGTCGATGCAATTCCCAGAGCCGGTTATTTCGGTGGCGATCGAACCGAAATCGAAAGCCGACCAAGACAAGATGGGTCAGGCGTTGCAAAAACTGCAAGAAGAAGACCCGACATTCCGTGCCCATACCGATCCGGAAACAGGACAAACGATCATTTCCGGGATGGGTGAGCTGCATCTTGACATTATCGTCGACCGGATGCGCCGCGAATTCAAAGTCGAAGCGAACGTTGGTGCGCCGCAAGTCGCTTACCGTGAAACGTTCCGCAAATCGGCACAAGTCGAGGGCAAATTCATTCGTCAGTCCGGTGGGCGTGGTCAATACGGTCACGTTTGGATTGAATTCTCGCCGAACGAGCGCGGTGAAGGCTTCGAATTCGAAAATGCCATCGTCGGTGGGGTTGTTCCAAAAGAGTACGTCCCGGCCGTTCAAGCCGGACTGGAAGAAGCGATGCAAAACGGCGTCCTAGCCGGTTATCCGGTTGTGGATATTAAAGCGAAACTGTTCGACGGATCCTACCATGATGTCGACTCGAGTGAGATGGCGTTCAAAATAGCTGCTTCCTTAGCGCTGAAAAATGCAGCAACAAAATGTGACCCGGTTCTCCTTGAACCGATCATGAAAGTCGAAGTTGTCATCCCTGAGGAATACCTCGGCGACATTATGGGTGACATCACCTCTCGCCGCGGCCGTGTCGAAGGGATGGAAGCGCGCGGAAACGCCCAAGTCGTTCGCGCAATGGTGCCGCTGGCCGAAATGTTTGGCTATGCAACATCGCTCCGTTCGAACACGCAAGGGCGCGGAACGTTCTCAATGGTATTTGACCATTACGAAGAAGTTCCGAAAAACATCGCCGATGAAATTATCAAAAAAAATAAAGGCGAGTAA
- the rplD gene encoding 50S ribosomal protein L4 has protein sequence MPKVALYNQNGQTIGEIELNDAVFGIEPNKHVLFEAVIMQRASMRQGTHKTKNRAEVSGGGRKPWRQKGTGRARQGSIRAPQWRGGGTVFGPVPRSYSYKLPKKVRRLAIKSALSSKVLENDIVVLDQLSLEAPKTKEMVKILTNLAVDRKALIVTDELNENVYLSARNIPGVKVVSANGINVLDVLNHDKLVMTKAAVEKVEEVLA, from the coding sequence ATGCCAAAAGTAGCATTATATAACCAAAACGGACAGACGATCGGAGAAATCGAATTAAACGATGCCGTTTTTGGGATTGAACCGAATAAACACGTATTGTTCGAAGCAGTCATTATGCAACGCGCCTCGATGCGCCAAGGAACGCATAAAACGAAAAACCGCGCTGAAGTGAGCGGCGGCGGCCGCAAGCCTTGGCGTCAAAAGGGGACTGGACGCGCCCGCCAAGGTTCGATTCGCGCTCCACAATGGCGAGGCGGCGGTACGGTCTTTGGTCCGGTTCCGCGCAGCTACAGCTACAAATTGCCGAAGAAAGTCCGCCGTTTAGCGATTAAATCGGCGTTATCCTCGAAAGTGCTCGAAAACGACATTGTTGTATTGGATCAACTGTCACTTGAAGCACCGAAAACGAAAGAAATGGTGAAAATTTTAACTAACCTCGCGGTTGACCGGAAGGCGCTCATTGTAACCGACGAATTGAATGAGAACGTTTATTTGTCGGCGCGTAACATCCCGGGCGTCAAAGTCGTTTCTGCCAACGGCATCAACGTGCTTGACGTGTTGAACCAT
- a CDS encoding 50S ribosomal protein L7ae-like protein, whose translation MSYEKVLQAGKVVIGTKQTIRALKEGKATEVIVAEDADLPIIEKVMAAANEANVPVTKVDSMKKLGKACKIQVGAAAVAILR comes from the coding sequence ATGTCTTATGAAAAAGTATTGCAGGCTGGGAAGGTCGTCATTGGAACCAAACAAACGATAAGGGCTTTAAAGGAAGGGAAGGCAACGGAAGTGATCGTAGCCGAAGATGCCGACTTGCCAATCATCGAAAAAGTGATGGCAGCAGCCAATGAGGCGAATGTGCCAGTCACGAAAGTCGATTCAATGAAAAAACTCGGCAAGGCATGCAAGATCCAGGTCGGCGCAGCTGCGGTGGCGATTCTTCGTTGA